The window TTTGACTCTGGCGATTTGCTCCAACGATTTTACCAATAGCGCATCCGCGTGGCGCCTTTGGTCAAATCTTAACAAGAGCTTCGAGGGGGATGATCTGACTGAGGAATGAAACGAATTGTTTATTATGTACTGAACTGTATCCAGCACCGACACCCACGAGTGCTGATCATCTACCAATTTCCTGAGGGTTGATTTTAAGAATCTATTCACCCTCTCAACCAAGCCATTCGCCCAAGGAGCTGCGACCGCAATTTGTCGATGCTGAATGTTTTTTTCCTTAAGAAATTCGGCGAACTCTCGAGAGGTAAAAGCGGTACCACGGTCTGAAACTATCTCTACAGAGTCTCCGAACAATTTAAATAGTTCTGTAAGATGTTTGATTGTTTCTTTAGAACTTGTAGACTTAACGGCATACAACCAGGTAAACCTCGTAAATGAGTCAATCACGAGTAGGATATACTTAAACCCCTTTTTTGCTTCGATGATGGGGCCAAAATGGTCCGTATGCAAAACTTGGAATGGAATTGTTGGAGTTTCGGTTACCTGCATCTCGCCCTCTCGTGAGTTAGTTCCGTAATTAGCCATAAGACAGATTAAACAATCATTAATATACTCTTGTGTTTTCTTCCGCAACGATGGGTACCAATAATTTGCGCTGATGCCTTGCACAGTTTTCTCGACGCCTACGTGACCCATATTATCGTGATAGATGCGTATCACTTGATTAATCATAGCTTCGGGAAGCACGAATCGAGGCTTGTCTGGGCCTTTTCTAAAAACCAACCCGTCGATGAGTTCGAACTTTTCGTTATCGTTAAACTCTAATTCTTTTGCAATAGACTCCAAACGTGCATCCCTAAGCTGACGAATCTCTAGCTCCCGCTCTAACGGTAGAGCTTTTATTAGCGCTACTATGCGACTGAGCGCATCTACATAAGCCATTTTGCGTCCAGCGCGATGTGACACtttaaattcataattctGGAGCCGTAGTGTCCATCGAGCTATTCTGGGGTTTAAATGAGCTTTATTGATTGCGTACACTAGTGCATGACAATCTGTAATCACCGTAAAATTTATTCCATACAGGTATATGTGGAATCTTTCCACCGCTTTTACCACCGCCAGCATCTCGAGCTCGAAGCTGTGGTAATTGGCTTCGGACTTATTTGTTACTTGACTGTAATAAGCCACTGGTGACCACAAACCGGATGCCTATTTTTGAAGCAAAATTGCAGCTAAAGCTGTGGCACTAGCGTCCGTGTGTAGTTCTGTATCAAGGTTAGGGTTATATAAACTCAACACTGGACGAGAAGTTAACTCCAATTTGAGTGATTCGAACGCTTTTCGACAGTCTTCATTAAAACAAAAGCTAACATTCTTTCTAAGCATATTGTGAAGCGGCTTAGCCTTCTCGGCGTAACCTTTGAACTTTCTAAAGTAATTTGTTAGCCCCAAGTATCGCTGAATTTCGACTACGTTCCTTGGTTGCGGAAAATTTCGCACTGCCTGCACGTGTCTATCGCTAAGCGTAATGCCGTCCGCGGAGATGATATACCCTAAGTATTCTACCGTGCTGCGCAAGAACATACTTTTCTTAAGGTTAAGGTTAAAAGCATACCGTTTGAGCAACAATAGGACTTCTTTGAGCGCTTGCAAATTTTCCTCTACTGTTGAGGATGCCACCAAAATGTCATCCATGTACACGATGAccttatcattttttatcaggGGCTGAAGCACCTGGACTAGCCTACGCTGAAATTCAGCGGGCGCCTCGCAGTAACCAAAGGGTAAACGTGTGAACTCATATTGCCCATCGGGCGTGGCGAATGAGAAAAAGTGAGTATGCTCAGGATGGATTTTGATGTGATAGAACCCATCCCGTAAATCGAGAAGTGAAAAAACTCTCTTGTTGCTCAGACGCGCCAAGCAGTCTTCAATAAGCGGGAACGGGTATTTCTGTTTTTGCACCCTATCGTTAAGCGGGCGAAGATCTACGCAAAGTCGCAGGgacccgttttttttttcgaaccGGAACGACTCTCGCACAATAAGGTGAGGTGctattctttattataccTCGCGTGAGAAAGTCATCAATGATTTCGCGTATTTGCAGACGCTCACCCCACGCAAACCTACGCGGCGCAAATGCATAAACCGATTCGTCCTTCAAGAATACCTTTACGCAATGATCATCCTGGACCGGGTCAACCTCCGCATCCTCTACTTCCTTGAACACGGCTATTAATTGGTGCTTGTATTGATTACCGAAGTCCGTTTCCGCATCCTCCAAAGGAGAGATTGAGACATTTGCTACCGCCTCCATAATGTTCGGCGATACTACTAAAGATAAAAGCTTAAGCTTATTTGGTTTTACCTCTGGatcatacaataatttaatgcaGTGCTCATTCAGAAAATCGCGTCCAATAATCATATCAGCTGTTATCGCGTCGGAAGTGAATATATGGAATCGAATTTTCGCGTAAAGTTCTGGAATAGGCTCTACAACAATGTCCGCTAAAATAGTACCCGATATGGGAATCGGTGTATCGTTTATGGCCTTATATGAATGATTGGCGGTTACTATTTCCGTGCCCGAGTCGGCAAAGTAACTCTGAAAGACTGATGCTTTAATGAGAGAAATGGGGCTGCCCGTGTCCAAGAGaccaaataaattacaacaaattcCGTTTATGCTTACAACCTTAACCGTAGAGTCGTTTGTATCTATCGTTCTGTTGTCTACTGCGTTGACCAGGGCCACTGTAGAATCTGTCTCCGATGGCTTCTCCTCTACTGCTGCCACAGATGACGATAAGCCCGTTGCAGCGGGTTGAGACCCTTGCTCCTTTCTCTTCAGCTTAAAGCAGTTTGCCTTAACGTGTCCTTTAATTTTACAGTACACGCAGAAATCGTCCTTCCTTGATTGCGGTTGACTCTGACCCTCCGTAGCAGCTGAGCCGGTTACTCCATTCCTAGTGGAAAACTTGTGACGTGGTGGTGGGCTTCTTTTGTTTGAGTCGTTGAAAGCCTGAGTGATATCATGCATCTCCTCGAGAAATTGGTCAACGGACTCAGCATGTAACGCAACGGCCGTGCCTCGGAGAGAATTGCTGCTTATGCCAGCAATAATATAAGAGATTGCATCTCTGTCTGGAAGTCTAAGTCTTTGCATCAACGCCAGCTTCTCCATCGCATAGTCTTGAAACGATTTTTTCATATGGTTCCAGCGGCGAGCTTCTAACTTCTTCATGACTGACTGGAAAGAAACCGCTCTCTTAAAGCGTCTTGACAATGCGTCTTTGAACACAGGCCACGACACGTTTATAGCGCCCGTACTCAGGTCGAACCACTTTCGCGCTACTTTCGATAGTTTACTTGTAGCCGCTAGAAGAGTGACATCTTCCGAAACTGCGTGGATGCGTGACACGCATTCAACTTTCTCGATCCACAATTGCACATCACTGTCCTCCGAACCGGTAAAATCCGGTAGTTGACTGGCGAGCAGCTTGACCGCCTGAGCCGGCGACACCGTAGACATCGACGTGACGCCCGGGGTTCGAGAGCGATGCGGTGGAATATCTGTGTTCATTCTATTCAACTGCGCGGGCCCTGTAACTGTCCCTGCAGGTGAGAGCAGCACTTGTGCTGCGGCGCCATCTCCATTTAGGCGGGAGAGCAATTGCGCAAGCATACCACAAAGCTGCGTTAATTCGGTCGGCACGCTATTCACTGCGTTTGCTGAAGCGGAGGGGAGGCCGGTATCTGTTGAGCTCGCTCCCGCGACGCCGTCTCCTGGGGAGCCCAAGCCGGAAAAGGCGGGAAGGGCCGCGCTGCCACCCTGGGTGACGCTCGTGCTGGCTACAAGTCCGTTGTTTTCTAGATGTAGTAATATCGCGTCAACACACCCCACGCGCGAATTAGGCACCGAAGTAACGCCGTAGCGACGTGCTTCCTCTCTAAGCTCTTTGAGCGAGAGAGACTCTAGATGCTGCCGATCCATTGCAGTAACTTCCACGTGCGTTCGCGTAACGATGATGGCGGACACCGCAAGGCGGGAACGCCACGCGACACTGCCGGTGAACGAGGAACTCGCGTAACGATAATGGCGGACACCGCAAGGCGGGAACGCCACGCGACACTGCCGGTGAACGAGGAACTCGCGTAACGATGAGTTGGATCCCACTTCTGATATGGCTGTAAGAGGATTTCCTCTCACACTGGGAATAGCTTAGGGAAGAATTAATCTCGCCTGGTTATTATGACGAGAGTAAACGTAAGATAAAGGGCGTGAAAAGCTGAGGACAGGATTCTGGCAgggaaaagaataatatagtCACCGCACTTCTTTGGcaccaatatatatatttccgaACACTCTTAACAACGTGACGAACACGATCAACGCTTGTGCATGGAATTCGTATCCCTAACTCTCTTCCTTCCGCTTCACGCACGTTCGTTCCCCTCACTCCCTCAACTCTTACTGCTACTTCCTGCCGCCGGGGGGTCTCCCGGTGGCAGCACATGCGTTCCTCAAACCAACCGCTTGAGGCCTTAGGCCGCTATCGCTAGCGCCGTATCGCGCAGGCgcacttaaattaattttacataaaacaaaaatacttttttaaatgcaattttgttgttttatgtaaaattaatttaggaaCTTGACTTCCTGGAAATTGTAAGTGCTAAAATTACAAAGCatagatataattatgaaggaaaacgataatattaaaacgtatatagtctttttaaacttcttaatatatttataaatcatacttattaataaatcaatcatatttatcaaaacaaagaatacataatactttatatataataaaccatataaacattttttaacgtgtcatgcatatatatgtaattatcagtaaatatataatattttaaaaataattttttaaaatataacaaacaaGGTAAGatgagaaaaaagtataaaaaattgataggAATGAAACCCGTTAAGACATATATAATGtcagaaatataaattgtaaattacaatatCAGTCTACTTAAATTCAGATAATACATTTTCCTTGTATCACATCTTCAGGTACATTTTCCTTGTATCAGTCTAAATATCTTCAGgtacattttctttatatcagTCTACATATCTTCAGGTATATTTTCCTTGTTATCTCTTTGTTGTCGTTGTTTTGCGAAACGTAAACTTACATTCTGCCATAACGTTTTCTAATTCTGCCTGTGTGAATGTTACGTGACGTGAAGTAACTTCtcctaaaaaagaaaaataaaaataaattaatataagaatatttcgacatttttaaaatttaataacatttcaaaacataccttttattatttttattaattttaaatcacaGATTCAAAAATTGTCTTTTCTTCCTTTCCAGGAACAACTTATAgcacatttatttgtaaaagtgttttttataattcgttGGATATTATCTCTCGGATTGTTTCCATCAATTTtcgatacaaattttttctgtaaaagaatattttttgtttgtttatacattttatgtactaatactaaaattaaaattttaagataaagataatacattaattatatgtaaaagaattgtttaaacTCATATAAAAACCCTACTTTAGATAgaaaattgcaatttagatGTTATAATTCAATTAGAACGAAATCGATAAAAATCAGTCGTAGTTTttagaatgtatttttaaaaacttttttataactttttagccaaatattttttataaagtacgaaaaaattgcaattattaaatttaacattattgtatacattacaaatataaaaactaaactTACAAATTGCGTCAACGCTTTTTCATTAgtctttaaaatatcttcaattttttaaatatcttctaTTGTCTTGAGAGGAAAAAATTGCTCAATAAAGCTATTATCGTTTTCCATCGATTGTTGTAATACATTGCTTCTGATTGCATCCTCgggtttttttaattgttcagtattattttttaatatgttatattaaatattgccaTTATACGTTTTATCTCTTTtctataatacaattttttgtaaatatatataaaagataaaaatgtacaaataaaaatttagaaaaattgtgTACCTTGAAAATTGTAGTTTTGATGTGCACGACGAGTTGACTAAGAAGCagaatctaaaatatttatgtgttagaatctaaagtatttatgtatactatttttaagatcaagtttattttaaatacgtacAATGTAGTGGACTTGTACTCTTTTTACTTGTGCTAGTCTTTACTTGTGCTACTTTTACTGTCTATCATTTCGTACGTCTTctgtacttttataaaatcccAAATTGTCAGGACATAGTAGCATGGGTAAAAGATCTTTTGTTTGAGTTCGGTTTTCtgtacaaaaagtaataaatataaatattatatgacgCTCACTAATACACTAGCAATAAACTttcattttaatgataattttttattattttaacttaatttctGACCATATAGTTTTATTGAAGTAAATCACTtaggaaatattattatattgcttactttaatgtaatcaaactagtaaaaaattacaattaaaatagaagtttaaatattacatattatcttaataaaaataaaatatgatagagcatatacatatatattatacacatactcttgattttttaatgtttatattttcaagttCATCGTCAGAACTATAGGGCTGATAAGGAACATATGGTCTTTTTCCTCGAACCAATCGTTCCTTATCTGCTGTACTATAATTCGAATCTGCTGCACTTCTTCGCGCAGATTTAAGAGagtctataataaaaatatgaaaaacaattttttaagttaaagagagagagagagagagagagagagagagagagagagagagaaagcgcaAAGTATAGGGTAAAGGCGGCCATTATGGccatagtttttatttaaagtcataattttcaaaccgctagtttttttattttgtaactttcTAAAATTCTAGTGTATTTAATAAGCTTTGATGACAAAATCAATATcttgatcaattaaaatctatccatattcgaagaaaaaaaaaatctaaaagcaTGCGTTTTTGCCATATTAAACATGGGGTGGGTAATATGGCCAACTATAAGAAAAGTGTACAAAACagtaatattttgcaaaagtgAGGTAATTTTTGATCGTACagaacataaatatttaaacatttgaaatatacatatttgaaaataaacatttaataaaaaaaacattgaaaaataaaatttgttggaATCATTTATTCAGAATGTTAAATCTGTGCACCCGCTATTTTTGCACGCTGTCGTGCTCTCACAATCACTATTTTCTTGCTTCGCTGTTATTGTCACTCTCAGCACTGGCGTACTCTACACTCTGTTATACTCGCTGCTCTCTCGTTGCACTCGCTGGCCATATTAGCCGCCGAGCATAGATTTAATAATGtgcattataattacaaaaatattgggcaaagcataataaatttattataaaaatatagccaAGGTTCAGGTTTTGAAATGTGTAATGAGAAAagccaaaattattttattttaatttgaaaatcttacTTAGTTGGAAGGACGATTTCTGACTTTGacgtatatattttgatgGTTATGGAGAACAATGAAGCACACTAAACCAGAAATAACAACAAAATGGAGACGTTCTTGTTACCAAACTTCAAGAATAGTTACAATAATtggtttttatacattatcaaCGTTTATCAATGTTTAGAATGTTTAATACGGACATCGTGGCCATATTACCCGCCTGGCCATAACGCCCGCTTTTACCCTATAAGTAATGAAAAggaatatttgataattgttGTATGCATCGGATTCACTTGCATATTCGCGagctattgtaaaaaatattttaactgttaacgttcacattttttaaaaatcttataacgTTCACAGTGGGGTATAAACCCCGACCACTTAACTGCTGACTGTAATAAAGGTATTGTTTTAAGTTGAAAAAAGTACTGAATGATCTTTGAGTATCCTTTTTTAAGATGTAATAGATTTTTGAAACTTgaagtataaagaaaaaaattgagaagcaaagaaactgaaaaaaaaaaaacgacttattatttaaaaaattcataatttttaccatttttgatattgtaagctaacaatttaataagatattttttagatattacgctttaaggacaaaaatgatttaattctCCGTTTTaagtaagatattttattttgaaaattaaagtgGTCAATTTTGGGTTAAAAATACGAACAACTTTTACAAAGTATAtacaattgtatatttaattatttatttctaaaaaaaaaaacgtttttattaatatcagtaTATACAAAAGTGTATAGGATGAACTTCTTGGAGTCTTTTAAACTTAAGTAAGTGAAcgttaagaattaaataagtttttaaaaataaaatggaaataattaatttttaattttattttaaaaatggatAGTTCAGTAAATATAACTGTatcaaagtttataaaaaattccttatttcaaaacaaataaaatatattaaataagtatagaATACTTACTGCAATACTTTATAACTtctatttcaaaattgttcCACAAATCATGCTTTAGTTTTGCacaatttgcaattaatgttGCATTGTTTGATGATCGTGGTGGCCACCAGCAACGGTAAACATCATTATGTTTTGTAATCCAATTTGTTGGGACTTCTGAGAATGTTGAATCCGATAAAAATTTGACCACTGCATATCTTTTTGTATGCATACtagacatttttctttttttttacgtaaaaatttatatggatTGGCTCTGGAAAAAAAGacagataatttatatagattgccattaaattttagatatactagaacacaacattgcgcgcgcttcgcgcgcgccacttagcatttttatattgaacattgcacttattcttcttctgtaatattactctcacatactttatcatatttaatgcccttctctatctcacgctccctCATTCTCCCTTTccccctctctaaattattaattatattattaattatattaattatattattttcatattgttcaatattactcttacacactttattttcttatttaatcctcttctatatctctcacgctctctcattctcccccctcctccccacctctctctctctctctctctctctctctctctctaaacacaaattattaattatattatatttgcatgtttcttaatatcactcttacacactttacctccatacttaatcccctttaaataaattaaaaattataatatattatatgtaacgttacctgttaattttcaataaaatttcaaaactttcactttctggctttcttgtttaatctctctcaattataatttcctttcatctaatctctttccttttctaatCTCTTTCGATAAAACTCACTATCGCTCTCTGACCATTTCAACAACTTCTGACAACAGGCATCcaacaactttaaaattaaattttttaaatcttatgccttaataatacaacattaaatttaaatttttaaataaattaaaatttataatattatacgtaatgttacctgataattttcaatcaaatttcaacactttcactttctggatttcttttttaaactctctcgatctcaattctttctctttaatctcattccttttcttctattaaaatacacaaaatgtcaaaataattaaaacgcaaatgatatttaatgagaataataatatttaataaaaattgataattattgaaaatgataattaataagaagtgagaattaagagtttaagattcctttttttcaaaatatttaaaacgcaaatgtTACCTTCCCGAAATctcgcactctctctctctttttctctcttaataagatcttcaaatttacttaatttctctctctctctctctctttccttctctctctctctctctctctctctctctctctctttccttctctctctctctctctctctctctctctctctctctctctctccttctctctctctctctctctctctctctctctctctctctctttctcttcttcttctacctatcacttaattcttgcaatttttttaaactttttattttttataaatatctatataaacactggcgcaaaagaaaacgagacaaaagttttgaccgatttttaggcaatcttcaaagtgatgcaactttgcgaaaaatcatctaaattacatgtactttttttaaattaaagggcaaagactctactttgagaatccctaggtgaaagtttgatttgttaagtgctaatataacatatagtaTTGCATTCAGTAGGCAGTCCTCAACTACATATCTCATtggatacattacatttttttgcagtgTATATATGGTTTTACGTCCGTATCagctatattaattgattttgaaacagctataagaaaatcaatatatctacCAGTTTAGAGTCAATGTTAATTACAACCAaatgatatattgattttctacccctgacattcattaatattatgtaaatttttatttctattttatgtatatacctctttaatatttctttttttcttttcttactcTCTGCttcctctatttctttttttaatataatgtttattttctttaaccttaaataaaaacatttatatatgttaaaaataaaaacgcaattaagtcattaaaaattcaaaattttgacaaaacaagctttacagctttttaaacaattattaaatacctatctcgtctttcttccttttttctctccgcttttttatgaaatgtcttaatgtttattaatttaaaagaattgtgctttttgaatcttttctctcttttctttttttctctcctttctttatctttttctctttctttaatcctctatcctttatcttctgcaattttgaataaaaaacgtgtaagtataattttataaataattacataatattagataaaaacatttttataaaaaattattatttacttaattattttaaattttattttttatttttttttatctcacgctctctcactctccttttctccctctctctctttctctctttctctctcaacacaaattattaatcatatttttatgttgtctATATCTATCCTctatcttctgcaattttgaataaaaaacgtgtaagcgtaagtttataaataattacataatattatataaaaacatattttaataaaaattatttacttattttttttaaactttttttttataaatacacacacacacacacatatgtatgtatttatttaaaaaaagttaaaagaattaagtaaataataatttttaataaaatatatttttatataatattgtgtaattatttataaatttacataattttacacacacacacgcgcgcgcgcatacacaaatatacacacacaaaaaaaaaattagccaataatatatgtaattgcgagctgctaactacataaaatactcaatacaataatatttactgttaatgctctaacacttttctttttcttctttcttacactctctttctctctctctctttttccgctCCTTTCTATAGAAGTCGCTGTTTCAccttctgttttcttttctgcttcttctttctacaaaagtcgaaactctctctttctcctaccaatctatttcctttccttctttttttctaaaagattataaaattttaaagatattattgttatttccgagagagagagattatattattacttaatatatctctttattacTTACCTTATTACTTACACACTTTTGATATAACCAATTTTGATTTGAAAACACAACTGTCAAACACAACTGTCAAACACTACGAAGCATGCGGCTCAATGATCAGCgaaagaaccaatcagcatcgcggattAAAGGCAACAACTCTTCGAGACTTTCGAGATGACTTCGATacattcgataaataaataacatatcttttttagaaaaggaaacaaaacaatttttgaaaatattgtgtaataaatattgcttcaaagaatatacatattattaaatatgttttaaaatggtatttttttaaaataaaataaaataaagaatattaataacttgatataacataaataaaaaaattaataaataaaaaacaaatattatttcttcctCACCTTCTGAACATTTCCCATCTTTTGACATcaagaaatacaatatttatcataaagaCAAGTGATCAATTATATAGTTAGAAATTTGTACTTGAAatcaattattatgtattcaCAATTAATCTAATCATTACTATGTAACATAGGTATTATCACATATGAATTAACTTCGATATTACTCttgatttttaaacattttttcttgatttgtGTTATTGGAAGTTGAATAATATCTGAAGTAGTACTATTTAATATGACATATATATCAAGTTTTTCTAAGGCAAATGGAACAGCAAACAAAGATTTTGGATTTAAAAACCGTTGTGCACCAATAACTATTATAtcattcttttcaaatatatgtgtaataaaaactatagatttattataaaacaaaacacaATTGTCAATTGTGTTATTGGAAATTTTAAAGGTTTTAAATTGCAAGTGAGAAATATCCTTATTCATTGATCGTTGTTTATAAATAGCGATCGAATATTGTTCCATACGACATTGTTGAATTGGAATctgtaaattttcaaatacgcGATTAGACAGTTCTTGTAAGGGTTTTCCGGATTTACatgaaatt is drawn from Monomorium pharaonis isolate MP-MQ-018 unplaced genomic scaffold, ASM1337386v2 scaffold_439, whole genome shotgun sequence and contains these coding sequences:
- the LOC118648438 gene encoding uncharacterized protein LOC118648438; translation: MDRQHLESLSLKELREEARRYGVTSVPNSRVGCVDAILLHLENNGLVASTSVTQGGSAALPAFSGLGSPGDGVAGASSTDTGLPSASANAVNSVPTELTQLCGMLAQLLSRLNGDGAAAQVLLSPAGTVTGPAQLNRMNTDIPPHRSRTPGVTSMSTVSPAQAVKLLASQLPDFTGSEDSDVQLWIEKVECVSRIHAVSEDVTLLAATSKLSKVARKWFDLSTGAINVSWPVFKDALSRRFKRAVSFQSVMKKLEARRWNHMKKSFQDYAMEKLALMQRLRLPDRDAISYIIAGISSNSLRGTAVALHAESVDQFLEEMHDITQAFNDSNKRSPPPRHKFSTRNGVTGSAATEGQSQPQSRKDDFCVYCKIKGHVKANCFKLKRKEQGSQPAATGLSSSVAAVEEKPSETDSTVALVNAVDNRTIDTNDSTVKVVSINGICCNLFGLLDTGSPISLIKASVFQSYFADSGTEIVTANHSYKAINDTPIPISGTILADIVVEPIPELYAKIRFHIFTSDAITADMIIGRDFLNEHCIKLLYDPEVKPNKLKLLSLVVSPNIMEAVANVSISPLEDAETDFGNQYKHQLIAVFKEVEDAEVDPVQDDHCVKVFLKDESVYAFAPRRFAWGERLQIREIIDDFLTRGIIKNSTSPYCARVVPVRKKKRVPATLRRSSPA